Proteins encoded in a region of the Nostoc sp. UHCC 0926 genome:
- a CDS encoding nSTAND1 domain-containing NTPase produces MSEFSRNMAFIIGINNYTNGISSLQNAVNDAKKLVEILREKHEYKVWVCLDEVATLNNLNKLLEKILPEQVSENDRLLFYFAGHGVALNGDDGPEGYLIPQDAKLGDVQTYLPMTKLQESLSKLPCRHFLGILDCCFAGAFRWSSNRDLLTTPEVIHKERYDRFITDPAWQVITSAASDQKALDAFALNSERGQRGTHSPFAAALIEALAGKADVYPPATNGKPPGDGVITATELYLYLRDAVEPATEGNRQRQTPGIWPLKKHDKGEYIFLSPGHPLNLPPAPPLDASKNPYRGLESYDEEHSELFFGRTELVEKLHNFVKTHPLTVVLGASGSGKSSLVKAGLIPELRQDNTEQWCILPLIRPGETPLQALNNALKNAQLPEVAAQNLQQSLAMSIDTWAKNHPNSKLLLFIDQSEEIITLCQNEDERKEFFQQILKAINVHRDRLRVVLSLRSDFEPQVRDAGLKFVDRTVNNLENTVLESRWYSGRFIIPAMTRGELRQAIEKPAETRVMYFQPYELVEQLINEVADMPGALPLLSFALSELYLKYLKRQRDSQNEGITIDRALTQEDYQDLGGVIQSLTKRADEEYETLVKENPAYTQIIRHVMLRMIALGGGELARRRVPLSELEYPPEKNSFVTAVIERFTKARLLVKGDDADGNPYVEPAHDALVRGWQKLLMWKQEEQESLVLQQRLTPAATEWDSIKNKDKEQPKGILDWADPILDWLDQRLLFPIENKLSKIPAQFSRLLRQPQNQQGQSREKPVQFLWNANPYLEVLDKELNSDDNWFNQVEAEFVQQSVWQRRRNVNLRRSIAIGVIVVSLSLTAWALSNLRQALIQQISAEKNSTETAFRANQLTLETLISSLRAGKSLKSLFLPGPFQPDQQWQNQVLITLQKAVYQVKELNPWQGPQGNICGIFLSQDDKVWIAVSTPVNIINDCHEGDISLWDSESQQVTKLPSGNFYNVSFSPDGSQLAIVGSNKTIRLCGLESKHCKDLPKVKVSSSSEIESVSFSRDGKSLALIISRLRDGSSWEKQRSAYLWNLQSREGLKKLPGYSETQGIPVEDMRFSSDGYHIVEVFKDHNNSSSKIPDILLSKIHFWDYLSERELGVTANNSKLLQANLSSHNNFKDVILSSDGNKMVTIPRIISPGVSKICSINFWDLSYIQANSTQKPSKTFTEACSANFNPYNNQLAIGGINGDISFYNSNSMHYYDSNSYSEQKLTEWKAHEGAVKNVKFSSDGKRLITIGEDGVIRLWNTQESQSSLPSLPIDKKIESISVSPNGQQIALTDSQGAASLWDVSHQTLTPLPRTEGSFTSVIFAPDGKHLAGANKDNTITIFDIYGKLVYPNKFKLPSGNLKNMIFSPDGKLFIIVEYDKYKYLTYYMVDFSNNSKPNEIRIGGYLSKGYKFMGYTFSRNAKFVAATPDIEDTRGSTSGKVNLKDLSLDNIINNISITKLTKLNADFMTDKVAFNIDGNLMAITQQKIGKPDGTVMLWDIYANQIVQNFKTYFKAYENKTFKDTELQTGAIKSLSLSTDGSTLAILGQDGKVMLWHTGLDELLMQGCQQARNYLATLDEKNSDRHLCDDVPPTAANPNN; encoded by the coding sequence ATGTCTGAATTTTCTAGAAACATGGCATTTATCATTGGCATTAATAATTACACAAACGGTATTTCCTCTCTACAGAATGCTGTTAATGATGCCAAAAAGCTAGTTGAAATACTGCGAGAAAAGCATGAATATAAAGTATGGGTGTGTTTGGACGAAGTAGCTACCCTCAATAACTTAAATAAACTTTTAGAAAAAATACTACCTGAACAAGTAAGTGAAAATGACCGCTTGCTATTTTACTTTGCTGGTCATGGGGTAGCCCTGAATGGCGATGATGGTCCAGAAGGTTATCTGATTCCCCAAGATGCCAAATTGGGAGATGTTCAAACCTATCTACCGATGACTAAGTTGCAGGAATCCCTGAGTAAATTACCATGCCGTCATTTTTTGGGAATCCTCGACTGCTGTTTTGCTGGAGCGTTTCGCTGGTCAAGCAACAGAGATTTATTAACTACGCCAGAAGTCATCCACAAAGAGCGTTATGACCGTTTTATTACTGACCCAGCTTGGCAGGTGATAACTAGCGCAGCTTCTGACCAAAAAGCCTTAGATGCCTTTGCACTTAACTCAGAACGCGGTCAAAGAGGCACGCATTCCCCTTTTGCTGCGGCATTAATCGAAGCGCTTGCAGGTAAAGCTGATGTCTATCCCCCTGCTACCAATGGCAAACCCCCAGGAGATGGGGTCATCACTGCTACTGAACTCTACTTATATCTACGGGATGCAGTTGAACCAGCTACGGAAGGAAATCGCCAACGGCAAACCCCCGGTATTTGGCCTCTGAAGAAGCATGATAAAGGCGAGTATATTTTTCTTTCCCCCGGACATCCACTCAACTTACCGCCAGCACCACCTCTGGATGCTTCAAAAAATCCCTACCGAGGTTTAGAATCTTATGACGAGGAACATAGCGAACTGTTTTTCGGAAGAACTGAACTGGTAGAAAAGTTACATAATTTTGTCAAAACTCATCCTTTAACAGTGGTGTTGGGTGCTTCGGGTTCGGGTAAATCTAGTTTGGTGAAGGCAGGATTAATTCCCGAACTGCGGCAAGATAATACTGAGCAATGGTGTATTCTGCCACTCATCCGTCCTGGTGAGACTCCCTTGCAAGCGTTAAATAATGCTTTGAAAAATGCCCAATTACCAGAGGTAGCAGCCCAAAACTTACAACAGAGCTTGGCGATGAGCATTGATACTTGGGCAAAAAATCACCCTAACTCTAAGTTATTACTGTTTATTGACCAAAGCGAAGAAATTATCACCCTCTGTCAAAACGAGGATGAGCGCAAAGAGTTTTTTCAACAGATACTCAAAGCAATTAATGTCCATCGTGATAGATTACGGGTAGTATTATCCCTACGCTCTGACTTTGAACCCCAAGTAAGAGATGCTGGCTTAAAGTTTGTTGACCGCACAGTCAATAACTTAGAAAATACGGTGCTGGAAAGTCGTTGGTACAGTGGACGATTTATTATACCAGCAATGACACGAGGAGAACTGCGGCAAGCGATTGAGAAACCCGCAGAAACACGGGTGATGTATTTTCAGCCTTATGAACTAGTAGAACAATTGATTAATGAAGTAGCAGATATGCCGGGAGCATTGCCCCTGCTTTCTTTTGCCTTGAGCGAACTTTATCTCAAGTATTTAAAGCGACAACGGGATTCACAAAACGAAGGTATAACGATTGACCGGGCGCTAACGCAAGAAGATTATCAAGATTTGGGAGGAGTCATTCAATCACTGACTAAAAGAGCTGATGAAGAATATGAGACGTTAGTTAAAGAAAATCCGGCTTATACCCAAATTATCCGCCATGTGATGCTGCGGATGATAGCCCTTGGGGGAGGTGAGTTAGCACGCAGACGAGTACCGCTATCGGAACTAGAATATCCGCCAGAGAAAAACTCTTTTGTTACAGCAGTAATTGAGCGCTTTACCAAAGCGCGGTTACTGGTGAAAGGAGACGATGCTGATGGGAATCCCTATGTAGAACCTGCTCATGATGCTTTGGTGCGGGGATGGCAAAAACTGTTGATGTGGAAACAAGAGGAGCAAGAAAGTTTAGTGCTGCAACAACGGTTGACTCCTGCGGCGACGGAGTGGGATAGCATTAAAAATAAGGACAAAGAACAGCCAAAAGGGATTCTAGACTGGGCCGATCCTATTTTGGATTGGTTAGATCAACGACTATTATTCCCAATCGAAAACAAATTGAGTAAAATTCCTGCTCAATTTTCCCGACTTCTACGGCAACCGCAGAATCAGCAAGGGCAATCGAGAGAGAAACCAGTACAGTTTCTGTGGAATGCGAATCCTTATCTCGAAGTATTGGATAAAGAACTCAATTCCGATGACAACTGGTTTAACCAGGTTGAAGCTGAGTTTGTGCAGCAAAGCGTTTGGCAAAGACGCAGGAATGTCAACTTGCGTCGGAGCATTGCGATCGGCGTAATTGTGGTATCGCTCAGTTTAACTGCTTGGGCTTTATCTAATCTCAGACAAGCATTAATACAACAAATAAGTGCTGAGAAAAATTCCACAGAAACTGCGTTTCGCGCAAACCAACTGACCTTGGAGACTTTGATAAGTAGTTTACGGGCAGGAAAGTCTTTGAAGTCCTTGTTTCTGCCTGGACCATTCCAGCCAGACCAGCAGTGGCAAAATCAAGTCTTAATAACCTTGCAAAAGGCGGTTTATCAAGTTAAAGAACTCAATCCTTGGCAAGGACCTCAAGGTAACATATGCGGTATATTTTTAAGTCAAGATGACAAGGTATGGATCGCTGTTAGCACTCCTGTTAACATAATAAATGACTGTCATGAGGGTGATATTAGCTTATGGGACTCAGAAAGCCAACAGGTTACAAAATTACCTTCAGGCAATTTCTATAATGTCAGTTTTAGTCCCGATGGCAGCCAACTGGCTATCGTAGGATCAAACAAAACCATCCGCTTATGTGGTCTGGAGAGCAAGCATTGTAAGGACTTACCAAAGGTTAAAGTTTCAAGCTCAAGTGAAATTGAAAGCGTCAGTTTTAGTCGTGATGGCAAGAGCTTAGCTTTAATTATTTCCAGGCTACGTGATGGTAGCTCATGGGAGAAGCAACGCAGTGCTTACTTATGGAATTTGCAGAGTCGAGAAGGGTTAAAAAAATTACCAGGGTATTCAGAGACTCAAGGCATTCCCGTAGAAGACATGAGGTTTAGTAGTGATGGCTACCATATAGTAGAAGTTTTCAAAGACCACAACAATAGCAGTAGCAAAATTCCTGATATCTTACTCTCCAAGATCCATTTTTGGGACTACTTATCGGAGCGCGAGTTAGGTGTAACTGCAAATAATTCAAAATTACTACAAGCGAATCTGTCATCACATAATAATTTCAAGGATGTAATATTAAGCTCTGATGGCAATAAAATGGTTACCATTCCAAGAATAATAAGTCCCGGCGTATCCAAGATTTGCTCTATCAATTTTTGGGATTTGTCTTACATTCAGGCTAATTCTACGCAAAAACCATCAAAAACTTTCACAGAAGCCTGCTCCGCCAATTTCAATCCCTATAACAACCAGTTAGCTATTGGAGGAATAAACGGCGACATTAGTTTTTACAACAGTAACAGTATGCATTATTACGACAGTAACAGTTATAGTGAGCAAAAATTGACTGAATGGAAGGCTCATGAAGGTGCAGTTAAAAATGTCAAATTTAGCAGTGATGGTAAACGATTAATCACTATTGGAGAAGATGGTGTTATCCGCTTGTGGAATACGCAAGAGTCGCAGTCAAGCTTACCTTCACTTCCTATAGACAAAAAAATTGAAAGTATCAGTGTTAGCCCTAATGGTCAACAAATAGCTCTTACAGACTCTCAGGGTGCTGCTAGTTTGTGGGACGTGTCGCATCAAACTTTAACCCCACTGCCAAGAACTGAAGGTAGTTTCACCAGTGTTATTTTCGCTCCCGATGGAAAACACCTTGCTGGTGCTAACAAAGACAACACGATAACCATTTTTGATATTTATGGAAAACTTGTTTATCCTAATAAATTTAAATTACCTAGTGGTAATTTAAAGAATATGATTTTTAGCCCTGACGGTAAATTATTTATAATTGTTGAATATGACAAATACAAATATTTAACTTATTATATGGTTGATTTTTCCAACAATTCCAAACCTAATGAAATTCGCATAGGAGGATACCTAAGTAAGGGGTATAAATTTATGGGGTATACATTTAGTCGTAATGCTAAATTTGTAGCAGCCACTCCAGATATAGAGGATACCAGGGGTTCTACATCTGGTAAGGTAAATTTGAAGGATTTGTCATTGGACAATATTATTAATAATATTAGTATTACTAAACTAACAAAATTAAACGCAGATTTCATGACAGATAAGGTTGCATTTAATATTGATGGCAACTTAATGGCTATAACTCAACAAAAAATTGGTAAACCAGATGGGACTGTTATGTTATGGGATATCTATGCTAACCAGATAGTTCAAAATTTTAAAACGTATTTTAAAGCATATGAAAACAAAACTTTCAAAGACACAGAATTACAAACAGGCGCGATTAAAAGCCTAAGTTTGAGTACTGATGGCAGCACACTGGCTATTCTTGGTCAGGACGGAAAAGTCATGTTGTGGCATACAGGATTAGATGAATTACTCATGCAAGGTTGCCAACAAGCACGTAACTACTTAGCTACCCTTGATGAGAAAAATAGCGATCGCCATCTCTGTGACGATGTACCACCAACTGCTGCAAATCCCAACAATTAG
- a CDS encoding IS1634 family transposase, which yields MTAQKEEPFIKNLAHLGIVAGIIDEIGIVEKINDLLGTDPRERVNAGEVGNESDKAAFGKILVEYSKQINLESIMVADSALYSENNLKLMENIKWISRVPLTIKKAKNLVKRLTNVELKKTEQKEYSYQEEKVTYGGIEQRWILVESPERKKADLKKLSLKIQSESIKVTKQIAKLVKEEFDHSSSAMSKIKEIESKLKYHQITEIQIIQHQTKEQKVFYKVCAKLIESQELITENQNSSGRFILATNIRDMKDLDASEILRIYKQQQSCERGFRFLKDPLFFADSLFVKNPERVETMMMLMGLCLLVYNLGQRQLRSSLKIPEATVKNQLNKLTECPTLRWIFQCFQGIHVLILQGIKRIINLTKERCRILQFLPTFCHKYYLLA from the coding sequence ATGACTGCTCAAAAAGAAGAACCATTCATTAAAAATTTGGCTCACTTAGGAATAGTAGCTGGAATTATTGATGAGATAGGAATAGTAGAGAAAATCAATGACCTGCTAGGAACTGATCCGAGAGAAAGAGTTAATGCAGGGGAAGTTGGAAATGAATCAGATAAAGCAGCTTTTGGCAAAATTTTAGTAGAGTATTCTAAGCAAATAAATTTGGAAAGTATTATGGTAGCTGATAGTGCGTTATATAGCGAAAATAACTTGAAGTTAATGGAGAATATAAAATGGATAAGTCGAGTACCGTTAACCATAAAAAAAGCGAAAAATTTAGTTAAAAGATTAACAAATGTAGAATTGAAAAAAACTGAACAAAAAGAATATAGTTATCAAGAAGAAAAAGTAACTTATGGGGGGATAGAGCAAAGATGGATACTAGTAGAAAGCCCAGAGAGGAAAAAAGCAGATTTAAAGAAGTTATCTCTAAAAATTCAGTCAGAATCAATCAAAGTTACAAAACAAATAGCTAAGTTAGTAAAAGAGGAATTTGACCATTCATCGTCAGCAATGTCTAAAATCAAAGAAATTGAATCAAAACTCAAATATCACCAAATCACTGAAATACAAATTATTCAGCATCAAACTAAAGAGCAAAAAGTCTTTTATAAAGTTTGTGCTAAATTGATAGAAAGTCAAGAATTAATTACGGAAAATCAAAACTCTTCTGGAAGGTTTATTTTAGCAACTAATATTCGGGACATGAAAGATTTAGACGCTTCCGAAATACTCAGAATATATAAACAACAGCAATCTTGTGAGCGGGGATTTAGATTTCTGAAAGACCCCTTATTTTTTGCAGATAGTCTTTTTGTGAAAAATCCTGAAAGAGTAGAGACAATGATGATGTTAATGGGATTGTGTCTTTTGGTTTATAATCTAGGACAAAGACAACTAAGAAGCTCTTTAAAAATCCCAGAAGCCACAGTTAAAAATCAACTAAATAAATTAACTGAATGTCCTACTTTACGGTGGATATTTCAATGTTTTCAAGGGATTCACGTTTTGATTCTGCAAGGAATTAAGCGAATTATTAATTTGACAAAAGAACGTTGTCGAATTTTACAATTCCTTCCTACTTTTTGCCATAAATATTATTTATTGGCTTAA
- a CDS encoding WD40 repeat domain-containing protein, producing the protein MWDYLDCFGQRGSTGKHSPFAEALFDGSDKTIKSWSLSSSEVITLEGHSNTVNQVCFSPDSEIIASASSDNTVKLWNRSGQELKTLRGHSYQVFDVTFSVDGQMIASADWDGTIKLWNRDGQLLIFKK; encoded by the coding sequence ATGTGGGATTATCTAGATTGTTTTGGACAGCGAGGAAGTACAGGCAAACACTCACCCTTTGCTGAAGCTTTGTTTGATGGTTCTGATAAGACAATTAAATCGTGGAGCTTAAGCAGTAGTGAAGTTATCACCCTTGAAGGTCATAGTAATACTGTAAATCAGGTGTGTTTCAGCCCAGACAGTGAGATAATTGCTTCCGCCAGTTCTGATAACACAGTAAAACTTTGGAATCGTAGCGGACAAGAACTTAAAACTCTTAGAGGGCATAGCTATCAGGTATTTGACGTGACTTTTAGCGTTGATGGTCAAATGATTGCTTCTGCTGATTGGGATGGCACAATCAAACTTTGGAATCGTGATGGTCAGCTACTCATCTTCAAGAAGTGA
- a CDS encoding CHAT domain-containing protein, producing MTEFYQNLQQKLDKATALRKAMLTTMQKYPEPLN from the coding sequence ATGACTGAGTTTTATCAAAATCTGCAACAAAAGCTTGACAAAGCTACGGCATTAAGAAAAGCCATGCTGACAACAATGCAAAAATATCCCGAACCTTTAAATTGA